A part of Anabas testudineus chromosome 9, fAnaTes1.2, whole genome shotgun sequence genomic DNA contains:
- the srp19 gene encoding signal recognition particle 19 kDa protein, whose protein sequence is MAHLTKNPADKERFICLYPVYINSKKTLAEGRRIPTEKAVENPSCAEIRDVLTAAGMNVYVENKMHPREWNRDVQFRGRVRVQLKQEDGSFCQEKFTSRKDVMFYVAEMIPKLKTRTQKSGGGDTSSQQGEGGKKSKKKKK, encoded by the exons ATGGCTCATCTAACTAAAAACCCCGCTGATAAAGAGAG GTTCATCTGTCTCTACCCGGTTTACATCAACAGTAAGAAGACGCTGGCTGAGGGACGAAGGATCCCCACAGAGAAG GCTGTGGAGAATCCGTCCTGCGCTGAGATCAGAGACGTCCTGACAGCTGCTGGGATGAACGTCTACGTCGAG aaCAAAATGCACCCCAGGGAGTGGAATAGGGACGTCCAGTTCAGAGGTCGCGTCCGAGTTCAACTGAAGCAGGAAGACGGCAGCTTCTGTCAGGAGAAATTCACCTCAC GTAAAGACGTGATGTTTTACGTGGCAGAGATGATCCCGAAACTAAAAACTCGGACTCagaagagtggaggaggagacacCAGCTCtcagcagggagagggagggaagaagagcaagaagaagaagaaatag